One genomic window of Gossypium hirsutum isolate 1008001.06 chromosome D11, Gossypium_hirsutum_v2.1, whole genome shotgun sequence includes the following:
- the LOC107913123 gene encoding uncharacterized protein gives MEHLFLEILAEEAQRGNKLSNTFKAVSINRVTEAISERFQVQCNVKHVENHLRTVKTKWQIICTIRGENGFGWDDNMKMITCDRATYDVAVMAHKKYEPFLNKSIDHYDEMTFVVGKDMAIGSFAKTFSDNEETEEVRTKVSSSGTSKCKRKNVQ, from the exons atggaacatctttttcttgaaattctagcagaggAGGCCCAGAGAGGAAATAAGCTTTCTAATACTTTCAAAgcagtttctattaatcgagttACCGAAGCTATTTCTGAAAGATTTCAAGTCCAATGCAATGTGaagcatgtggaaaatcatttgaggactgtaAAAACCAAGTGGCAGATTATATGCACAATTCGGGGTGAAAatggttttggatgggatgataacatgaaaatgatcacatgtgatagagcgacatatgatgtagcagtgatg gcacacaagaagtatgaaccatttttgaataaaagcattgatcattatgatgaaatgacttttgttgttggcaaagatatggcaatAGGGAGTTTTGCCAAAACATTTTCTGACAATGAAGAGActgaagaggtaagaacaaaagtatcttcatctggcacatccaaatgtaaaagaaaaaatgttcaaTAA